In the Geobacter sp. FeAm09 genome, one interval contains:
- a CDS encoding YceH family protein, whose amino-acid sequence MDNLLDSVEVRVLGCLIEKELTTPEYYPLTLNGLTNACNQKSNRDPIMALAEEDVVRALDGLRFKQLAVVAADGGRVPKYRHILAEKLGLVAAELAIVCEMMVRGPQTVGELRTRGERMHPFADLAAVEEVLRELTERETPLVMRLPRQPGRKESRYAQLFSGEPESVPEEGALPAEAARQRVTAEQERIGALEGEVALLRAEVAALRQAVEEFKAQFE is encoded by the coding sequence ATGGATAATCTGCTGGATAGTGTGGAGGTGCGGGTTCTCGGGTGCCTGATCGAAAAGGAGCTGACCACGCCGGAGTATTATCCCCTCACCCTGAACGGGCTTACCAACGCCTGCAACCAGAAGTCGAACCGCGACCCGATCATGGCCCTGGCCGAGGAGGACGTGGTGCGCGCCCTGGACGGCCTGCGCTTCAAGCAGTTGGCCGTGGTCGCGGCCGACGGCGGGCGGGTGCCCAAATATCGCCATATCCTGGCGGAAAAGCTGGGGCTGGTGGCGGCCGAACTGGCCATTGTCTGCGAAATGATGGTGCGCGGTCCCCAGACCGTGGGCGAGCTGCGCACCAGGGGGGAGCGGATGCATCCCTTTGCCGACCTGGCCGCGGTGGAGGAGGTGCTGCGGGAGCTTACGGAGCGGGAAACGCCCCTGGTGATGCGCCTGCCCCGGCAACCGGGGCGGAAGGAGTCCCGCTACGCCCAGCTTTTCAGCGGCGAGCCCGAGTCCGTGCCGGAGGAGGGGGCTCTGCCCGCCGAAGCGGCCCGGCAGCGGGTGACGGCGGAGCAGGAACGGATCGGGGCGCTGGAGGGGGAGGTGGCCCTGCTGCGGGCCGAGGTAGCCGCCCTGCGGCAGGCGGTGGAGGAGTTCAAGGCGCAGTTTGAGTAG
- a CDS encoding phosphotransacetylase family protein: MCKKLFIAATGQHCGKTTISLSLMHLARQRYERVGYIKPLGPKCFEFGGVVVDKDAALMAQVFGMESEIALMSPLVIGKHSTKKFVDGELSREWAMEKVVTACRELESRYDLLLIEGAGHGGVGSVIGLNNADVAKLLDAPVVMVAGGGIGNVIDSVRLNLALYEQEGVDVRMLLVNKLLAEKRASSLSYLERYFESKRIRVCGAFDYSPVLANPTLHSIAKLLERPLMGDPGKKLRIIHNFQLGAASSQKVIDNLRESTLLISTSSRDELLVTLSSLYNIPSYHKLIAGMVIPGHAPVSAITQRIIDDSGIPYIRIEQTTAETFTALSGHVSKISAEDTEKISLITSQAEKVIDFDAIETLLEIGAPPAIDKMPLARAA, from the coding sequence ATGTGCAAAAAGCTCTTCATTGCCGCCACTGGCCAGCACTGCGGTAAAACCACCATCAGCCTCTCGCTGATGCATCTGGCGCGGCAGCGGTATGAACGGGTCGGCTACATCAAGCCGCTGGGGCCGAAATGCTTTGAATTCGGCGGCGTCGTCGTGGATAAGGACGCGGCCCTGATGGCGCAGGTCTTCGGCATGGAGAGCGAGATCGCCCTCATGTCGCCGCTGGTCATCGGCAAACACTCCACCAAGAAATTCGTGGACGGCGAGCTGTCCCGGGAATGGGCCATGGAGAAGGTCGTCACGGCCTGCCGGGAGCTGGAATCGCGCTACGACCTTCTGCTGATCGAGGGGGCGGGGCACGGCGGCGTCGGTTCCGTCATCGGCCTCAACAACGCCGACGTGGCCAAACTGCTGGATGCGCCGGTCGTGATGGTGGCGGGCGGCGGCATCGGCAACGTCATCGATTCCGTGCGGCTCAACCTGGCGCTGTACGAGCAGGAAGGCGTGGATGTGCGCATGCTGCTGGTCAACAAGCTGCTGGCGGAAAAGCGCGCCTCGTCCCTTTCCTACCTGGAGCGTTATTTCGAGAGCAAACGGATTCGGGTCTGCGGGGCCTTCGATTATTCTCCGGTCCTGGCCAACCCGACCCTGCACAGTATCGCCAAGCTGCTCGAACGGCCGCTGATGGGGGACCCGGGCAAAAAACTGCGCATCATCCACAACTTTCAATTGGGGGCCGCCTCTTCCCAAAAGGTCATCGACAACCTGCGGGAATCGACCCTGCTGATCTCGACCAGTTCCCGCGACGAACTCCTGGTCACCCTCTCGTCGCTGTACAACATCCCCTCGTACCACAAGCTGATCGCCGGGATGGTCATCCCCGGGCACGCGCCGGTGTCGGCCATTACCCAACGGATCATCGACGACAGCGGCATACCCTACATCCGCATCGAACAGACCACGGCCGAGACCTTCACCGCGCTGAGCGGCCATGTCTCCAAGATATCGGCCGAAGATACCGAAAAGATCTCGCTCATAACCAGCCAGGCCGAGAAGGTCATCGACTTCGACGCCATCGAGACGCTTCTCGAAATCGGCGCGCCGCCGGCAATCGACAAGATGCCCCTTGCCCGGGCGGCGTGA
- a CDS encoding DUF4304 domain-containing protein, with protein sequence MEHKEFIKFLNEILTQYGFKKKGNKWFGESNDLLKVVDLQRSLYGNSYYLDYGFILKKIELGSLRMHISYGFGSNVLEKNNRIKELLNFENNINDEQRKLELSNYIEDILLAVTQNVETESDLLNEIMKMQNLNLVPLRIKKHFSLS encoded by the coding sequence ATGGAACATAAAGAATTTATTAAATTTTTAAATGAAATACTTACACAATATGGTTTTAAAAAAAAAGGTAACAAATGGTTTGGTGAAAGCAATGATTTGTTGAAAGTTGTTGATTTGCAGAGATCATTATACGGTAATTCATATTATTTGGACTATGGTTTTATTCTCAAAAAAATCGAACTTGGTAGTTTGCGAATGCATATTAGTTATGGATTTGGTTCCAATGTTTTAGAAAAAAACAATAGAATAAAGGAACTTCTAAATTTTGAAAATAATATTAATGATGAGCAACGCAAACTTGAACTTAGTAATTACATTGAAGATATTTTATTAGCAGTTACACAAAATGTAGAGACTGAATCAGATCTGTTAAATGAAATCATGAAAATGCAAAACCTAAATTTAGTACCTTTACGTATCAAAAAGCACTTTAGTTTGAGTTAA
- a CDS encoding transposase produces the protein MARPLRIEYPGAFYHVTSRGNEQKDVFKSQRDREKFLVYLATATERYGAVIHAYCLMGNHYHLLLETPGGNLSQIMRHINGAYTTYFNVKRKRAGHLFQGRYKAILVEADDYAAELSRYIHLNPVRVGIVERPEQYQWSSYRDYCGESEPPEWLKTGFILGCFGKKNADAHKKYRAFVEDRLGKEYESPLRGAIGASILGSPTFVEEIAATHLKGKEDRDIPVLRQFAMRPTPEQIIKDVEAEFGEDIKLARRASIHLCHKYSGMRLRELGERFNVRDTGISEASRRFARELEGDRKLREVVERITGRLKMCRM, from the coding sequence ATGGCACGACCATTAAGGATCGAATATCCGGGTGCCTTTTACCATGTGACATCGAGAGGCAACGAGCAGAAGGACGTATTCAAGAGCCAGAGGGACAGGGAAAAGTTTCTTGTCTACTTGGCCACAGCAACAGAGCGGTATGGCGCAGTGATTCATGCTTATTGCCTGATGGGCAACCATTATCACCTGTTGCTGGAAACGCCCGGAGGGAACCTGTCTCAGATCATGAGGCACATAAACGGCGCATACACCACCTACTTCAACGTCAAGAGGAAGAGGGCGGGGCATCTGTTTCAGGGAAGATACAAGGCAATCCTTGTTGAAGCTGATGATTATGCAGCGGAACTATCCCGTTATATTCACCTGAATCCAGTGCGAGTGGGAATCGTCGAGAGGCCGGAACAATACCAGTGGTCAAGTTATCGGGATTATTGCGGAGAAAGCGAGCCGCCTGAATGGCTGAAGACCGGATTCATCCTCGGTTGTTTTGGGAAAAAGAACGCGGATGCGCACAAAAAGTATCGGGCCTTTGTCGAAGACCGGCTTGGCAAGGAATACGAGAGTCCTTTGAGGGGAGCCATAGGCGCATCAATATTGGGGAGCCCGACTTTTGTTGAGGAAATAGCCGCGACGCATCTCAAAGGGAAAGAAGACAGGGATATTCCAGTGCTGCGGCAATTTGCCATGCGACCTACACCGGAACAGATAATAAAAGATGTGGAAGCCGAATTTGGCGAAGACATAAAGCTCGCTCGACGGGCAAGCATTCATCTTTGCCACAAATACAGCGGCATGAGACTTCGGGAACTAGGCGAGCGATTCAACGTGCGCGATACCGGGATAAGTGAAGCAAGCAGGAGGTTTGCCAGAGAACTGGAAGGCGATAGGAAACTAAGGGAAGTAGTGGAGAGAATAACGGGTAGGTTGAAAATGTGTAGAATGTAG
- a CDS encoding nicotinamidase gives MERDSALLIVDVQNDFCPGGALGVPDGDRVAEPLSRAAERFREAGLPVFASRDWHPAVTRHFKEYGGMWPPHCVQGSRGADFHPALRLPPGTTVISKGTAPDSDSYSAFEGTREDGATLGACLAALGVGHLYVGGLATDYCVRSSALDAVRAGLTVTVLTDCVAGVELQAGDSARALEEMAEAGVRFATVDGI, from the coding sequence GTGGAACGGGACAGTGCGCTTTTGATCGTGGACGTGCAGAACGATTTCTGCCCCGGCGGGGCGCTCGGCGTACCGGACGGCGACCGGGTGGCGGAACCGCTCAGCCGGGCCGCGGAACGGTTCCGGGAGGCCGGGCTGCCGGTATTTGCCAGCCGCGACTGGCATCCCGCCGTGACGAGGCATTTCAAGGAGTACGGCGGGATGTGGCCGCCTCACTGCGTGCAGGGGAGCCGGGGGGCCGATTTTCACCCCGCTCTGCGCCTGCCGCCGGGCACGACGGTTATCTCCAAGGGGACCGCACCCGACAGCGACAGCTACTCGGCCTTCGAGGGGACCCGCGAAGACGGGGCCACCCTGGGGGCGTGCCTTGCCGCTCTGGGAGTGGGCCATCTCTACGTCGGCGGCCTGGCCACCGACTACTGCGTCCGTTCGTCGGCCCTGGATGCCGTACGGGCGGGCCTCACGGTGACGGTATTGACGGATTGCGTGGCAGGGGTGGAGCTGCAAGCGGGGGACTCGGCCCGGGCCCTGGAGGAGATGGCGGAAGCCGGGGTGCGTTTTGCCACGGTTGACGGGATATAG
- a CDS encoding nicotinate phosphoribosyltransferase has protein sequence MRYSPLLTDLYELTMLAGYLDEGMADKRAVFDLFFRANPFEGGYAVFAGLEPALEFLESLRFSDEELAYLTGLGLFRPRFIDFLRDFRFRGRVTAPPEGTVVFANEPLLTVEGTLAEAQLVETALLTIISFQTLVATKAARICHVAGGAEVIEFGLRRAQGPDGGLSASRAACVGGAGSTSNVLAGMAFGLPVRGTHAHSWIQAFPDELTAFRAYAKVFPDATILLVDTYDTLGSGMPNAIVVARELREQGHELRGIRIDSGDLAYLSREARRMLDEAGFPDARVVASNELDEYVIESIRNEGGRVDVYGVGTKLATCSGPGGVSLGGVYKLVRVDDQPKLKVTSDMAKATLPGKKRLLRATGPDGAFIQDVICLDEDDLQPGETVYDPTNPLHHKILPEGARLSDLRGVVMEEGRRTVAGEPLSAMAARCRRELALLPQGCLRFINPHRYKVSVSPRLNELRCRLISEVSKRGV, from the coding sequence ATGCGCTATTCACCTCTTTTGACCGATCTGTACGAATTGACCATGCTGGCCGGCTACCTGGACGAGGGGATGGCGGACAAGCGGGCCGTCTTCGACCTGTTTTTCCGCGCCAACCCCTTCGAGGGGGGCTATGCCGTATTTGCCGGGCTGGAACCGGCCCTGGAGTTTCTGGAGAGCCTGCGCTTTTCCGACGAAGAGCTGGCCTACCTGACGGGACTCGGCCTGTTTCGCCCCCGGTTCATCGATTTCCTGCGCGACTTCCGTTTCCGCGGGCGCGTGACCGCGCCGCCGGAGGGGACGGTGGTTTTTGCCAACGAGCCGCTGCTGACGGTGGAGGGGACCCTGGCGGAGGCCCAGCTTGTGGAAACGGCGCTCCTCACCATCATCAGCTTTCAGACCCTGGTGGCGACCAAGGCGGCGCGCATCTGCCACGTTGCCGGTGGGGCCGAGGTGATCGAGTTCGGCCTGCGGCGCGCCCAGGGGCCGGACGGCGGGCTTTCCGCATCCCGGGCCGCCTGCGTGGGCGGGGCCGGCAGCACCAGCAACGTCCTGGCCGGCATGGCTTTCGGCCTGCCGGTGCGGGGGACCCATGCCCATAGCTGGATCCAGGCCTTTCCCGACGAATTGACCGCGTTTCGCGCCTATGCCAAGGTCTTCCCCGACGCCACCATCCTGCTGGTGGACACCTACGACACCCTGGGGAGCGGCATGCCCAACGCCATCGTCGTGGCGCGGGAACTGCGGGAACAGGGCCATGAACTGCGGGGCATCCGCATCGATTCCGGCGACCTGGCCTACCTGTCCCGCGAGGCGAGGCGCATGCTGGACGAGGCCGGCTTCCCGGATGCCCGCGTTGTCGCCTCCAACGAACTCGACGAATACGTGATCGAGTCCATACGCAACGAAGGGGGGCGGGTGGACGTCTACGGGGTCGGCACCAAGCTGGCGACCTGCTCCGGGCCGGGGGGCGTCTCCTTGGGCGGGGTCTACAAGCTGGTCCGGGTCGATGACCAGCCCAAGCTGAAGGTGACCAGCGACATGGCCAAGGCGACCCTGCCGGGGAAGAAGCGCCTCCTGCGGGCAACCGGGCCGGACGGCGCGTTCATTCAGGATGTGATCTGCCTGGATGAGGATGACCTGCAACCGGGCGAGACGGTCTACGACCCCACCAACCCGCTGCACCACAAGATCCTTCCCGAGGGGGCCCGGCTGTCCGATCTGCGCGGCGTGGTCATGGAAGAGGGGCGCCGCACGGTTGCCGGGGAGCCGCTCTCCGCCATGGCCGCCCGCTGCCGGCGCGAGCTGGCCCTGCTGCCCCAGGGGTGCCTGCGCTTCATCAACCCCCACCGCTACAAGGTGTCGGTGTCCCCCCGCCTGAATGAACTGCGTTGCCGTCTCATCAGCGAAGTGAGCAAAAGGGGGGTATAG
- a CDS encoding methyl-accepting chemotaxis protein encodes MKNLTIGTRLQTGFCIGSLLLVIVIATAVNGLYKSADQLENVNRVSDLSDRTAKVQLSLKNIDEAIKGLILADTPADREKLSARIEEYRKTYRENMDIVDKNTKTPDGKKLLGELKQALDAEIEVNKKLTAAALASDGPQFKTLMNGEGEAAIRRTTQAANALLGFYEKRVDLRVASAKDAGKTAMTAMYGLGAVALVLSFLTALAITRSIRRPLGEIVASITHIADGDLTRRVAYESRDELGQLCAHFNDFVGRFQDIMLQLVTDASKVASASTQLMSTAHLMAEGSEEVVAQASTVATAGEEMAATSNDIAHNCHLAAESAQRANDAAVEGSGVVQATVAVMGSIAERVKSAAKTVESLGSRSDQIGAIVGTIEDIADQTNLLALNAAIEAARAGEQGRGFAVVADEVRALAERTTRATKEISDMIKSIQNETRSAVSAMEEGNSEVERGTQEAGRSGRALEDILEQITAVTTQANQIATAAEEQTATTGEISSNMMQITAVVQRTSRGAGETAEAAKSLSAMSEELQRMVSQFKVT; translated from the coding sequence ATGAAGAATCTGACTATTGGAACCCGTCTGCAAACGGGATTTTGTATTGGTTCGCTCTTGCTGGTCATCGTGATCGCCACGGCGGTCAACGGTCTCTACAAGAGTGCCGACCAGCTCGAAAACGTCAACCGGGTCAGCGACCTGAGCGACAGGACCGCAAAGGTGCAACTGAGCCTCAAGAATATCGATGAAGCCATCAAGGGGCTGATCCTGGCCGATACCCCCGCGGATCGGGAAAAACTCAGCGCCCGGATCGAGGAATACCGGAAAACATATCGCGAGAATATGGACATTGTCGATAAAAACACCAAGACCCCCGATGGCAAGAAACTGCTCGGGGAACTCAAGCAGGCGCTCGACGCCGAGATAGAGGTCAACAAGAAGCTTACGGCGGCGGCCCTGGCCAGTGACGGCCCCCAGTTCAAAACCCTGATGAACGGCGAGGGGGAGGCGGCAATCAGGCGGACGACCCAGGCCGCCAACGCCTTGCTCGGTTTTTACGAAAAGCGGGTGGACCTGCGCGTGGCGAGCGCCAAGGATGCCGGCAAGACGGCCATGACGGCGATGTATGGCCTTGGGGCCGTGGCCCTCGTCCTGAGCTTCCTGACCGCCCTGGCCATCACCCGGAGCATCAGGCGGCCTCTGGGCGAGATCGTCGCTTCCATTACCCATATCGCCGACGGGGACCTGACCCGCCGCGTCGCGTACGAGAGCAGGGATGAACTGGGGCAACTGTGCGCCCATTTCAACGACTTTGTCGGCAGGTTCCAGGACATCATGCTGCAACTCGTCACCGATGCCAGCAAGGTCGCTTCGGCTTCCACCCAGCTCATGAGCACGGCGCACCTGATGGCGGAAGGCTCCGAGGAGGTGGTGGCCCAGGCGAGCACCGTCGCGACCGCCGGCGAGGAGATGGCCGCGACCTCCAACGATATTGCCCACAACTGCCATCTGGCGGCCGAGAGCGCCCAGCGCGCCAACGATGCCGCCGTGGAGGGCTCCGGCGTGGTGCAGGCGACGGTTGCCGTCATGGGCTCGATAGCGGAACGCGTCAAAAGCGCGGCTAAGACCGTCGAATCCCTTGGCTCACGCTCCGACCAGATCGGCGCCATCGTCGGGACCATCGAAGATATCGCCGACCAGACGAATCTTCTGGCCTTGAACGCCGCCATCGAAGCGGCCCGTGCCGGCGAGCAGGGGCGCGGTTTTGCCGTTGTCGCCGATGAGGTCCGGGCGCTTGCCGAGCGGACGACCCGCGCAACCAAAGAGATCTCGGACATGATCAAGTCCATCCAGAACGAGACCAGAAGCGCCGTCTCCGCCATGGAAGAGGGCAACAGCGAGGTCGAGCGGGGAACCCAGGAGGCCGGCCGTTCGGGGAGGGCGCTTGAGGATATTCTGGAGCAGATCACCGCCGTTACCACCCAGGCCAACCAGATCGCCACCGCGGCGGAAGAACAGACCGCCACGACCGGCGAGATCAGCAGCAACATGATGCAGATAACCGCCGTCGTGCAAAGAACGTCACGAGGCGCGGGAGAGACCGCCGAAGCGGCCAAGAGCCTGTCGGCCATGTCGGAGGAGTTGCAGCGCATGGTCAGCCAGTTCAAGGTGACGTAA
- a CDS encoding EAL and HDOD domain-containing protein produces the protein MYDEAYLIGRQPILNVREEVEAFELLFRSAESIASARFSSSLRASSQVIVATVSAMGIEALLGGQHGFINVDTELLMSDVIELLPPERIGLELLETVEPHPEIVKRCRALKSRGYRLVLDDHEYSPAFEPLYDGLVDVVKIDLVRTPLGQLPAMVERLRRYPVRLLAEKVETRGVFLRCRSLGMELFQGYFFARPTLVQKQRVRNALSGFLTLMQQLSSGAETDEIEATFKENPALVYKLLMLVNSVSVGLHEKIRTIRHALTIIGRQQLKRWVQIALFAGDGRQGADNPVMHLAVARATFMEELARTPPRVGSCSPDEAFMVGILSVLKEVYEIPVDEVVSGLGLSDDIRNALADRKGEMTVLLSLARMLEANEFGEAAECFEVLGIPLLSVLDCQRKAFNWHLGAE, from the coding sequence ATGTACGACGAAGCATATCTGATTGGCCGGCAGCCGATCCTGAACGTGCGGGAGGAGGTCGAGGCCTTCGAACTGCTCTTCAGGTCGGCGGAATCGATCGCGTCCGCCCGGTTCTCGAGCTCCCTGCGGGCCAGTTCCCAGGTAATCGTCGCCACCGTCTCCGCCATGGGCATCGAAGCGCTCCTGGGGGGGCAGCACGGCTTTATCAACGTGGATACCGAACTCCTCATGAGCGACGTCATCGAACTGCTCCCCCCCGAGCGCATCGGGCTGGAACTGCTGGAAACCGTCGAACCCCACCCGGAGATCGTCAAACGGTGCCGGGCGCTCAAATCACGGGGCTACCGGCTGGTCCTGGACGACCACGAGTACAGCCCGGCCTTCGAGCCTCTCTACGACGGCCTGGTGGACGTGGTCAAGATCGACCTGGTCAGGACCCCCCTCGGCCAACTCCCCGCCATGGTGGAGCGCCTGCGGCGCTACCCGGTCAGGCTGCTGGCCGAAAAGGTGGAAACCCGGGGCGTCTTCCTGCGCTGCCGCAGCCTGGGCATGGAACTGTTCCAAGGATACTTCTTCGCCCGTCCCACCCTGGTCCAGAAACAACGGGTACGAAACGCCCTCTCCGGCTTCCTCACCCTCATGCAGCAACTGTCCAGCGGCGCCGAGACCGACGAGATCGAGGCCACCTTCAAGGAAAACCCGGCCCTGGTCTACAAACTCCTCATGCTGGTCAACTCGGTGTCCGTCGGCCTGCACGAGAAGATCCGCACCATCCGCCACGCCCTGACCATCATCGGCCGGCAGCAGCTCAAGCGGTGGGTGCAGATAGCGCTCTTTGCCGGCGACGGCCGCCAGGGCGCCGACAACCCGGTCATGCACCTGGCGGTGGCCCGCGCCACCTTCATGGAAGAGCTGGCCCGGACGCCGCCGCGCGTCGGGAGCTGTTCCCCCGACGAAGCGTTCATGGTGGGCATCCTCTCGGTGCTGAAAGAGGTGTACGAGATTCCCGTGGACGAGGTGGTGTCCGGGCTGGGGCTCTCCGACGACATCCGCAACGCCCTTGCGGACCGCAAAGGGGAGATGACGGTGCTCCTCTCCCTGGCCAGGATGCTGGAGGCGAACGAGTTCGGCGAGGCGGCCGAATGCTTCGAGGTGCTGGGCATCCCGCTCCTGTCGGTGCTGGACTGCCAGAGAAAGGCCTTCAACTGGCACTTGGGGGCGGAGTGA
- a CDS encoding chemotaxis protein CheW — translation MSNALVPVAGGGGVGELAQLVSFTILNEEYGVEVLKVREIIRMTAITHMPNTPPYVEGIINLRGKVIPIMSMRKRFGLAETASDSQTRIIVIDIAGTLTGFIVDSVAEVIRISGSEIQPPPSVTGGGMEQEFIVGVVNRADRMLILLDPDKMLSRTEREYLGEC, via the coding sequence ATGTCGAACGCACTGGTACCGGTGGCAGGGGGCGGCGGAGTGGGTGAGTTGGCCCAGTTGGTCAGCTTCACCATCCTCAACGAGGAGTACGGGGTGGAGGTCCTGAAGGTGCGGGAGATCATCCGCATGACCGCCATCACCCACATGCCCAACACCCCTCCCTACGTGGAGGGGATCATCAACCTGCGGGGCAAGGTGATCCCGATCATGTCCATGCGCAAACGGTTCGGGCTGGCCGAGACGGCCAGCGACAGCCAGACCCGGATCATCGTCATCGACATCGCCGGTACGCTGACCGGCTTCATTGTGGACTCGGTGGCGGAGGTGATCCGCATCTCCGGCAGCGAGATCCAGCCGCCCCCCAGCGTGACCGGCGGCGGCATGGAACAGGAATTCATCGTCGGCGTCGTCAACCGCGCCGACCGCATGCTCATCCTGCTCGACCCCGACAAAATGCTCTCCCGGACCGAGCGCGAGTACCTCGGCGAGTGCTGA
- a CDS encoding methyl-accepting chemotaxis protein, which yields MFSNLKIGTRLALGFSVMLLLMVVISGIAMTSFGRMNKKVDVITDDRWPKAVLLNEINNHINVVARSLRNAVILSDPAEIKKELQRIDASREAVTNCLEKLARTITGSEGKAMLQAIRESRAAYAQAQKEIISQIEADNKAEAGQALITTLRPLQKAYFDAVGKMIEYQARELVKAGDDVEKTYKGAEGIMIATLVVSLCAAGLIGFVITLSITAPLAEAVRVNRLIADGNLNVVVAVDRKDEIGQLNGSARLMVENLQSIIGHLAGTSDRVASAATQLHAASEQMATASEEVAAQAGTVATAGEEMAATSGDIAQNCNRAAEGAHQASSSAIEGAGIVKSTVDVMGRIAEKVQASARTVDTLGARSDQIGAIVGTIEDIADQTNLLALNAAIEAARAGDQGRGFAVVADEVRALAERTTKATKEISDMIKSIQSETKGAVGIMEEGVREVESGSAEAARSGAALQAILDQVNAVTMQVSQIATAAEEQTATTNEISNNIHQMSQVVQQTAQGAQETSASASGLSKLAVELKEIVAKFKLA from the coding sequence ATGTTCTCGAATCTTAAGATCGGTACCCGTCTGGCTTTGGGATTTTCGGTGATGCTTCTGCTCATGGTCGTGATCAGCGGGATCGCCATGACCAGCTTCGGCCGCATGAACAAAAAGGTTGACGTCATTACGGACGACCGGTGGCCCAAGGCGGTTCTCCTGAATGAGATCAACAACCACATCAACGTGGTGGCCCGTTCCCTGCGGAACGCCGTCATCCTCAGCGATCCCGCCGAGATCAAAAAGGAGCTCCAGCGGATCGACGCGTCCCGGGAAGCGGTCACGAACTGTTTGGAAAAGCTTGCCAGGACGATCACCGGTAGTGAAGGAAAGGCCATGCTGCAGGCGATCAGGGAGAGCCGGGCCGCCTACGCTCAGGCCCAAAAGGAGATCATCTCCCAGATCGAAGCGGATAACAAGGCAGAGGCGGGGCAGGCCCTGATCACGACGCTTCGGCCGTTGCAAAAGGCCTACTTCGACGCAGTGGGCAAGATGATCGAATACCAGGCCAGGGAACTGGTCAAGGCAGGCGATGATGTGGAGAAAACCTACAAGGGGGCTGAAGGGATCATGATTGCAACCCTCGTGGTTTCCCTGTGCGCCGCAGGCCTGATCGGTTTCGTCATCACCCTCAGCATCACCGCGCCTCTTGCCGAGGCGGTGAGGGTCAACCGCCTGATCGCGGATGGAAACCTGAATGTCGTCGTTGCCGTTGACCGCAAGGATGAAATCGGGCAGCTCAATGGATCGGCCAGGCTGATGGTCGAGAATCTGCAAAGCATTATTGGCCATCTGGCCGGTACCTCCGATCGAGTGGCCTCCGCCGCCACACAGCTGCATGCCGCATCCGAGCAGATGGCCACGGCCTCCGAAGAGGTCGCAGCCCAAGCCGGCACGGTGGCCACGGCCGGAGAAGAGATGGCGGCGACCTCCGGCGACATCGCCCAGAACTGCAACAGGGCTGCGGAAGGGGCGCACCAGGCCAGCAGCTCGGCCATCGAAGGGGCGGGTATCGTAAAGTCCACCGTGGATGTCATGGGCAGAATTGCCGAGAAGGTCCAGGCTTCGGCGCGGACCGTTGACACCCTCGGGGCGCGCTCGGACCAGATCGGCGCGATTGTCGGCACCATTGAGGACATTGCTGACCAGACCAACCTCCTCGCGCTCAACGCCGCTATCGAAGCGGCCAGGGCCGGCGATCAGGGGCGCGGTTTCGCGGTGGTAGCCGATGAGGTCAGGGCGTTGGCAGAGCGCACGACCAAAGCCACCAAAGAGATCAGCGACATGATCAAAAGCATCCAGAGCGAAACCAAAGGCGCCGTCGGCATCATGGAGGAAGGGGTGCGCGAGGTCGAGAGCGGTTCCGCCGAGGCGGCCAGGTCGGGCGCGGCGCTCCAGGCCATACTCGACCAGGTCAACGCGGTGACGATGCAGGTGAGCCAGATCGCCACCGCCGCCGAGGAGCAGACCGCCACAACCAATGAAATCAGTAATAACATCCATCAGATGAGCCAGGTTGTGCAACAGACCGCCCAGGGCGCCCAGGAAACGTCGGCGTCTGCCAGCGGGCTGTCGAAGCTGGCCGTGGAATTGAAGGAAATTGTCGCTAAATTCAAGCTCGCTTAG
- a CDS encoding SlyX family protein: MTSEETMKERIIELELRFMQQEHTIQELNDTVCRQELTIERLVREQSLIREQLRLLAPSINRSDEEEEPPPHY, translated from the coding sequence ATGACATCGGAGGAAACCATGAAGGAACGGATTATCGAACTGGAGCTGCGTTTCATGCAGCAGGAACACACCATTCAGGAATTGAACGACACGGTCTGTCGCCAGGAGTTGACCATCGAGCGGCTTGTACGGGAACAGAGCCTGATTCGCGAACAGCTTCGCCTGCTGGCGCCCTCCATCAACCGCAGCGACGAGGAGGAGGAACCGCCGCCCCATTACTGA